CCTACTGGGACTTTAAGAAGTCATCTGtatgtttttcatcaataaaattgatgaaaaacaaTTGTATTTTTGCTGTATAGCGACAAAACCGCTATACAGCAATAAAACTGCTAGTGATGTTGCAGGTATGGATTCTGTCCAGGCGCTTGGGCTTCCAATTCACAGTCCAAACATGTACATAGATCATTATTTAGAACTAATAGAACTGATATTAATTTGCACTAATaggaaacagaacatttttctaaatcttgACAGATTTCTTGGTAATCTGTGCCTTGTTGCAGTttagtttctttgtgtttttaaagtgttttcttttttctttgtaaagacAAACCATGAGAAAATCagacatgaataaaataaacttttaatagaAAGTAACAAAATGTAGTAATATTTACAGTTAGATAACATCTACAGCAAACTTCTTCCCTCTCCTCCCACAACCAGCTGCCAGTAGGTGGCGCTGCAGAGTAACTTCCTCACAGACTCACTTGTGCTGCGGTTTACAGGTATTGTTTaataatctctctctctctctgttacTATAGAAACCTGTGAGCGTTGCAGTGCCTGTCCGCATTCTGACAGTCCGTCAAAGCCACGGCCATCGGCCGGCAGCGTGTAACGGCGGTTCAGACGCCATTACTCTGAAAAACTTCAGTCTTTTGTGCGAGTTGCACACCAAAATAAACCCGgtgtggcagcagcagcagtctcCAATAAATATTTCCAGCCACTTTGCTTTGACCGCAGTGAATCTAGGAAGCATGCAGGCGGTTGGCCAGGTTTCGCTGGCTGAGTCTATGGCTCTTAGCCCGGGTCGGGTTCTGGGTGTTTGCTCGGCTCTCTGGAAcaagctcctcttcctcctcctcctcctcctcctcctgtcccCCGGCTTTCAGGGTGGGCTGTGCTTGTGCACCAGCTTCAACTTCTCTCCGCTCCGAGGCCAACAGGCGGAGCATCTCTGCATCCAGCGGCTCACCTGAGGAGAAGGGGTGGCAGAGAGTCTCAACCAGCCCGACGGCAGTGCCCAGCACCGCCAGCACGGAGCCCAGCAGGTACACCTTCAGCAGCTTCCGGTTGGCTCTCTGACGGAGCATCTCCTTCGCAAATGGAATCAACTCCTGCATGGTTTCCATTTCCGGCTGCTGCCTGTCAGTGAAGACAGAAATGATGGCGCCATGCGGTAAAGACAAATTAAAGCCTAAAAGGTTCCAAACTGTCAGTGGCCCATTGGTTGCTACAagtaaattgaaataaatgtatattttgtattaaatcaATCAAAAGTGGCGACACTTTCTTTGACGCTGTCCTAAACATGACATGTCGTGAACATGtcggagtcttcatgaatgtttacgacTGCTGCCATAAAGTGTCCTTCGGTAACTAGTGACACTTTTAGTGCGGAAagttatttaccaaataacacTTCATGAGAAACactcataaatattcatgaagagtCCTTCATGTTCACGGCCGTTGTCACGTCAGCCTTATgcacattaaataaattgttaCCTCAAAAGTtatatttgttgctgttttaagaCGACCGCTGTATAAAGTATCGTAGCTTTAAATTATGGCCACTTCAATAGATTTAAACAACAGGGAAAAGGGGAGTCATGTTTTGAATGGCTACTCCtagaatttttaaatattgcattttcaCTAAAACAAAGCTTGTGTCTACAATCATTAATGTCTTCTACCTCCAGGTTCAAACATTATCAACCGTCTGAGAATTAGGACAgaatatttggagaaaaaacaagacataCTTACTGTAAATGtcgttcttgttttttttttgtttgtttgttttttttcctgagtcACACGTTTGCCCTGTTGGTGAGTTCCAGTCTGTGGAAACTTGTGGACTCGGTGGTCGTTTATAACCCAGA
Above is a genomic segment from Xiphophorus couchianus chromosome 20, X_couchianus-1.0, whole genome shotgun sequence containing:
- the LOC114134930 gene encoding G0/G1 switch protein 2; translated protein: METMQELIPFAKEMLRQRANRKLLKVYLLGSVLAVLGTAVGLVETLCHPFSSGEPLDAEMLRLLASERREVEAGAQAQPTLKAGGQEEEEEEEEEELVPESRANTQNPTRAKSHRLSQRNLANRLHAS